From Chloroflexota bacterium, a single genomic window includes:
- a CDS encoding carbohydrate ABC transporter permease: MAIVDRSAAAPPGSSAGRLAASRPLAARLDGAWTLAAVVGLAILFSLPTVWLVLISFKKESEWVSYPIQILPSTAEIYNYYFAVTMFPYLRYFMNSVILSTMYTALVVFSSAAAGFGFARHPGAPGRSFLFGLVMGMMMVPWLVTVVPQYIVFSKLGLLNSYWPWVLWGISGSPFHIFLFRQFFASIPRDLDDAAEVDGCGRFRLFWQIYLPNSLPAVAASAIFAFTWVWGDWLFPKLFLHDQITTLAVKLQTAYVDPYNQPLITITMAGVVLYVLPMILVFFVAQRLIIQGVVTTGLKG, from the coding sequence ATGGCGATAGTCGACCGCTCGGCGGCCGCCCCGCCTGGCTCGTCGGCCGGCCGCCTGGCAGCCTCCAGGCCGCTGGCCGCCCGCCTCGACGGCGCCTGGACGCTTGCCGCCGTCGTCGGGCTGGCGATCCTCTTCTCGCTGCCCACCGTCTGGCTGGTGCTGATCTCCTTCAAGAAGGAGTCCGAGTGGGTCTCCTACCCGATCCAGATCCTGCCCTCGACGGCCGAGATCTACAACTACTACTTCGCGGTGACCATGTTCCCGTACCTGCGGTATTTCATGAACTCGGTCATCCTCTCCACGATGTACACGGCGCTGGTGGTGTTCTCCAGTGCAGCGGCCGGCTTCGGCTTTGCGCGGCATCCAGGCGCGCCCGGCCGGAGCTTCCTGTTCGGGCTGGTCATGGGCATGATGATGGTCCCGTGGCTGGTGACCGTCGTCCCGCAGTACATCGTGTTCTCGAAGCTGGGATTGCTGAACAGCTACTGGCCGTGGGTGCTGTGGGGCATCTCCGGAAGCCCGTTCCATATCTTCCTCTTCCGCCAGTTCTTCGCCAGCATCCCGCGAGACCTGGATGACGCGGCCGAGGTGGACGGCTGCGGCAGGTTCCGTCTGTTCTGGCAGATCTACCTGCCGAACTCGCTGCCGGCCGTCGCCGCATCCGCCATCTTCGCGTTCACCTGGGTCTGGGGCGACTGGCTCTTCCCGAAGCTGTTCCTCCACGACCAGATCACCACGCTGGCCGTGAAGCTCCAGACGGCGTACGTTGACCCGTACAACCAGCCGCTGATCACGATCACGATGGCCGGCGTGGTCTTGTACGTCCTGCCGATGATCCTGGTGTTCTTCGTGGCGCAGCGGCTGATCATCCAGGGCGTGGTGACGACGGGGCTGAAAGGCTGA
- a CDS encoding sugar ABC transporter permease: MTFAATSVPRATPRRRFQGRAWRETVSFYLFISPWLLGFLALSVVPLALGFAASLTNYDGYNLDSLRFRGFDNYLRAFDDPDVLHSLWRTFVFSVMNVPLSIGLALFLAILLNGAIPARGVFRTLFYLPHIVPIVAVVWIWRIFVDQNYGLVNGILSWFWPDTAIRWTVDFPTQVLTALTVWTGIGGGMVIFLAGLQGVPNELKDAARIDGATTPQLYRAVIIPLLTPVIFFELVLTMIRSLQTLVAPMLLAGDQLASIPVRDNYLFLVHAYQQVFAQQRYGYGLALIWMFLVVIVALTYAVFKTSKYWVYYEVDQDGGSR, from the coding sequence ATGACTTTCGCAGCGACCAGTGTGCCCCGCGCAACACCGAGGCGGCGCTTCCAGGGGCGGGCCTGGCGTGAGACCGTCTCGTTCTACCTCTTTATCTCGCCGTGGCTGCTGGGCTTCCTGGCGCTGAGTGTCGTACCGCTCGCGCTCGGGTTCGCCGCCTCGCTCACCAACTACGACGGCTACAACCTGGACAGCCTGCGCTTCCGCGGGTTCGACAACTACCTGCGTGCCTTCGACGATCCAGACGTCCTGCATTCGCTCTGGCGGACATTCGTGTTCTCGGTCATGAACGTCCCGCTCAGCATCGGGCTGGCGCTGTTCCTGGCCATCCTGCTGAACGGCGCGATCCCGGCGCGTGGGGTCTTCCGCACCCTCTTTTACCTGCCGCACATCGTGCCGATTGTGGCCGTGGTCTGGATCTGGCGCATCTTCGTCGATCAGAACTACGGCCTGGTCAACGGCATTCTCTCCTGGTTCTGGCCAGACACCGCGATTCGCTGGACGGTGGACTTCCCGACACAGGTGCTCACCGCACTGACCGTCTGGACGGGTATCGGCGGTGGCATGGTCATCTTCCTGGCCGGCCTCCAGGGCGTCCCCAACGAACTGAAGGACGCCGCGCGCATCGACGGCGCGACCACCCCGCAGCTGTACCGGGCCGTCATCATCCCACTGCTCACGCCGGTCATCTTCTTCGAGCTGGTCCTGACTATGATCCGCTCGCTCCAGACGCTCGTCGCGCCGATGCTGCTGGCGGGCGATCAGCTCGCCTCGATTCCGGTCCGCGACAACTATCTGTTTCTGGTGCACGCCTACCAGCAGGTGTTTGCGCAGCAGCGGTACGGGTACGGGCTGGCACTGATCTGGATGTTCCTGGTGGTCATCGTGGCGCTCACCTACGCCGTCTTCAAGACGTCGAAGTACTGGGTGTACTACGAGGTCGACCAGGACGGAGGGTCACGATGA